The following are encoded together in the Poseidonibacter lekithochrous genome:
- a CDS encoding Ig-like domain-containing protein encodes MYVFYFKKIIFLFFLMFFLVACNNNSEINNSNNSNISGYAQKGPFKKDSIVKAYKLENGVKTNESIETKILDNKGSYKLDIPWSGPTQIEITGEYFDEVNGTYIQNGHLVSIINAKTNVEIKSNINILTHIASRNILQSLKQSPNIGIDEAKASAEKSVAKAFSLDLEENSLDELDLTDGQDQTKKRVNAQLLKISASILSTNNPEDTLEKLSEDIKDDGEINSDAMIAFEELKNKEENIDLNAISNNLETNLNIDNTPDNTVLDGTLTLHHNIKFTQKSNANLNIDIESNTITVSGIIGNAKISIRNGFYKIDNNDFISSESTITNGQTLKIKHISANKSDSNNTTTLTIAGVTIDFVSTTKKVITDIIVSDPVYSTKDITNENINVSFVSDMDILTPIGWTKNNNTYSKTYTNNINENIIFKDIHGNSTSKNVLIENIDKTAPIISGASYSIKELTNNDVEVTFISNDIDLLIPNGWTKTNTNIKKIYSNNVDETIVFSDKAGNTTNKKVVISNIDKTVPIASITYSTTSLTKEDILVTITLSKDVNTIEGWNKNAKVFTKTYSVNTSETITFSDSAGNSIEQDIAINNIDKINPIATVEYSTTDATNQDVTVTITLNEDVNAVDDWNKNGNVFTKIYSVNKSETITFTDLAGNNVLATVNITNIDKTNPVLNEVVYSTIIKTNSNVTATFTSDEDLTAPNNWLKTENSGTFTYKKTYSQNTSESVIFSDNVGNNVSKNISISNIDKDNPTATVEYSTTDATNQDVTVTITLNEDVNAVDGWNKNGNVFTKIYSVNKSETITFTDLAGNNVLATVNITNIDKTNPVLNEVVYSTIIKTNSNVTATFTSNEDLTAPNNWLKTENSGTFTYKKTYSQNTSESVIFSDNVGNNVSKNISISNIDKDNPTATVEYSTTDATNQDVTVTITLNEDVNAVDGWNKNENVFTKIYSLNKSETITFTDLAGNNVSVTVNITNIDKAEPIVSTATYSTTTKTKDNVTVTFTSDDNNLQTPNGWIKSSKNFTKVFDSNTNETVTFLDNLGNETNKNISISNIDKTAPEVSDAIYSEESTTRDPIIVTFSSNDSDILIPNGWAKNGNNFTKIFTTNTNVTVTFQDDVGNETPKSIIISNIDTSNPNLISFNGKDYIKVTSPKTGKIWLDRNLGANEVCNGSNDALCVGDYFQWGRKLNGHEKKNSLTSNELITSDVSNDGKFITVQSAPFHWEDAQRSDELWTGTNAINNVCPSGFKVPNKYELEAEFTNNSTVNPKDSFLKIPTSSYRSENGSMNVSNTDTYLWTSNSKSSLISFDAYVLRFADKISFTSIHTTKAIPLRCIKDYEDTVNPSLVSIKSGNKILNNNDINVSVVDDITIEFSEEIRTENIAINVILKRNGSTAISSEYANKIVTFNKRSLDTLLEKGYEYTLSITTNIKDIRGNNIETDHLITFETEAAPDTTLPMIDFTNSTLDSSSSNLKNSNVSVSNEIKIVFNESIDESTINKNNILLNNATNYSLKLENNKELIITLNENLSYETTYTLELKQDIQDLAGNALNPSTWGNNSGDKSISFTTQDAPDLTAPQVLSSNPNIADSDIGISSNITITFNEEIKNYDSSTVILKKDLDNTVITSTLTYNNKVLTLNPNTDLEENTAYKLTLNTGIKDSSNNPLKNDIEITFSTGTSSSCAGAVIDNICYESSSVQKNWADANTTCLEQNKTLVNKSLISDLDAFVSALSLTQDKEYWLNEESSYYSNYIEYYSSPYATDTWKINTSGSKSNDKYFLCMKESQAPIATLTKPLDSGSVSTKATFKITFDEEVKNISNTTIIFKDSSDSVISTTVTYTNKIASIKPNDDLNTSTEYTITLKPEITDLYANALVEKVFTFTSDSIAATCSGVELNSICYEKSSDELTHIIAKNTCQAENKTLVSKDSISDWTVFATALELDESKKYWLEENLNYVNKSYSGWSTSSHYSSSTQFFYICKSEKIAPSISSSTPINNASDISTKVNITITFNEDIKEDTLNSSNIILKKDGSDVELETTITYINKIATIKNTNDYATNSSYTITLNNGIKDLYENSLNETSISFTTSAIAATCAGEYINDKCYTKVSTQKSWTDANAQCTLVSKDSGLNWSDLATSLSLDTSKNYWLKEEHSSADGVSLKNSYGSWDTDSYFQSKSKSTLQEFICVE; translated from the coding sequence ATGTATGTATTTTATTTTAAAAAAATAATTTTTTTATTTTTTTTGATGTTTTTTTTAGTTGCGTGTAATAACAATAGTGAGATAAATAATTCTAATAACTCAAATATAAGTGGATATGCTCAAAAAGGACCATTTAAAAAAGATTCTATAGTTAAAGCATATAAATTAGAAAATGGTGTAAAAACTAATGAATCTATTGAGACTAAAATTTTAGATAACAAAGGTAGCTATAAATTAGACATTCCATGGAGTGGTCCTACACAAATAGAAATTACGGGAGAATATTTTGATGAAGTAAATGGCACTTATATTCAAAATGGTCATTTAGTTTCTATTATAAATGCAAAAACAAATGTTGAAATAAAATCTAATATAAATATTCTTACACATATTGCATCTAGAAATATTTTACAATCTTTAAAGCAATCGCCAAATATTGGCATTGATGAGGCTAAAGCAAGTGCAGAAAAATCTGTTGCAAAAGCCTTTAGTTTAGATTTAGAAGAAAATTCACTAGATGAGTTAGACTTAACAGATGGGCAAGATCAAACAAAAAAGAGAGTAAATGCTCAACTTCTAAAAATATCTGCGTCAATACTATCTACAAATAATCCTGAAGATACTTTAGAAAAATTATCAGAAGATATTAAAGATGATGGAGAAATTAATAGTGATGCAATGATTGCATTTGAAGAGTTAAAAAACAAAGAAGAAAATATTGATTTAAATGCTATATCAAATAACCTTGAAACAAATCTAAATATTGATAATACACCAGATAATACAGTTCTTGATGGAACTTTGACTTTACATCACAATATTAAATTTACTCAAAAATCTAATGCTAATTTAAATATAGATATTGAGTCAAATACTATTACTGTTTCAGGAATTATAGGTAATGCAAAAATTTCCATTCGAAATGGTTTCTATAAAATTGATAATAATGATTTTATTAGTAGTGAGTCAACTATAACAAATGGTCAGACACTAAAAATAAAACATATAAGTGCAAATAAAAGTGATAGTAACAATACTACAACACTTACTATTGCTGGTGTTACTATAGATTTTGTGTCAACTACTAAAAAAGTTATTACTGACATTATAGTTAGTGATCCCGTTTATTCTACAAAAGATATTACAAATGAAAATATAAATGTTTCATTTGTAAGCGATATGGATATATTAACTCCTATAGGATGGACAAAAAACAATAATACATATTCGAAAACTTATACAAATAATATAAATGAAAATATTATATTTAAAGATATTCATGGGAACTCTACTAGTAAAAATGTTCTTATTGAAAATATTGATAAAACTGCACCAATAATATCTGGAGCATCATATTCTATTAAAGAATTAACTAACAATGATGTTGAAGTAACATTTATATCAAATGATATTGATTTACTTATCCCAAATGGTTGGACAAAAACAAATACTAATATCAAAAAAATATATTCAAATAATGTTGATGAAACAATAGTATTTTCTGATAAAGCAGGAAATACAACTAATAAGAAAGTTGTGATTTCTAATATAGATAAAACTGTACCAATAGCTAGTATTACTTATTCTACAACATCATTAACTAAAGAAGATATTCTTGTAACTATTACTCTTTCTAAAGATGTAAATACTATTGAGGGTTGGAATAAGAATGCTAAAGTATTTACTAAAACTTATAGTGTAAATACATCTGAGACTATTACTTTTAGTGATTCAGCGGGTAATAGTATTGAACAAGATATTGCTATTAATAATATTGACAAAATTAATCCAATTGCTACAGTAGAATATTCAACTACAGATGCAACAAATCAAGATGTTACTGTAACTATTACATTAAACGAAGATGTAAATGCAGTTGATGATTGGAATAAAAATGGAAATGTATTTACAAAAATTTATAGTGTGAATAAATCTGAAACTATTACTTTTACAGATCTAGCTGGTAACAATGTACTTGCAACTGTTAATATTACAAATATTGATAAAACAAATCCTGTTTTAAATGAGGTTGTATATTCAACAATTATTAAAACTAATTCTAATGTAACTGCTACTTTTACATCTGATGAAGATTTAACTGCTCCAAATAATTGGCTTAAAACTGAAAACAGTGGTACTTTTACATACAAAAAAACTTATTCTCAAAATACTTCTGAATCAGTAATATTCAGTGATAATGTGGGAAACAATGTTTCTAAAAATATCTCTATTTCAAATATTGATAAAGACAATCCAACTGCAACAGTAGAATATTCAACTACAGATGCAACAAATCAAGATGTTACTGTAACTATTACATTAAACGAAGATGTAAATGCAGTTGATGGTTGGAATAAAAATGGAAATGTATTTACAAAAATTTATAGTGTGAATAAATCTGAAACTATTACTTTTACAGATCTAGCTGGTAACAATGTACTTGCAACTGTTAATATTACAAATATTGATAAAACAAATCCTGTTTTAAATGAGGTTGTATATTCAACAATTATTAAAACTAATTCTAATGTAACTGCTACTTTTACATCTAATGAAGATTTAACTGCTCCAAATAATTGGCTTAAAACTGAAAACAGTGGTACTTTTACATACAAAAAAACTTATTCTCAAAATACTTCTGAATCAGTAATATTCAGTGATAATGTGGGAAACAATGTTTCTAAAAACATCTCTATATCAAATATTGATAAAGACAACCCAACTGCAACAGTAGAATATTCAACTACAGATGCAACAAATCAAGATGTTACTGTAACTATTACATTAAACGAAGATGTAAATGCAGTTGATGGTTGGAATAAAAATGAAAATGTATTTACAAAAATTTATAGTCTAAATAAATCTGAAACTATTACTTTTACTGATTTGGCTGGTAATAATGTAAGTGTTACTGTTAATATTACAAATATTGATAAAGCTGAACCAATTGTTAGTACTGCAACTTACTCAACTACAACAAAAACAAAAGATAATGTAACTGTTACTTTTACAAGTGATGATAATAATTTACAAACTCCAAATGGATGGATAAAATCATCTAAAAATTTTACAAAAGTTTTTGATTCAAATACAAATGAAACTGTAACATTTCTTGATAATTTAGGAAATGAAACAAATAAAAATATTTCAATCTCAAATATTGATAAAACTGCTCCTGAAGTAAGTGATGCTATATATTCAGAAGAGTCTACAACAAGAGATCCAATAATTGTAACTTTTTCTTCAAATGATTCTGATATTTTAATTCCAAATGGATGGGCAAAAAATGGTAATAATTTCACAAAAATATTCACAACTAATACAAATGTAACTGTAACATTCCAAGATGATGTTGGAAATGAAACTCCTAAATCTATAATTATTTCAAATATTGATACAAGTAATCCAAATCTTATTTCATTTAATGGAAAAGATTATATCAAAGTAACTTCACCTAAAACTGGGAAAATCTGGCTAGATAGAAATCTAGGTGCCAATGAAGTTTGTAATGGTTCAAATGATGCTTTATGTGTAGGTGATTATTTCCAATGGGGAAGAAAATTAAATGGTCATGAAAAGAAAAACTCATTAACTTCAAATGAATTAATCACAAGTGATGTTTCAAATGATGGAAAATTTATTACTGTTCAGAGTGCTCCTTTCCATTGGGAAGATGCTCAACGTAGTGATGAGTTATGGACTGGGACTAATGCTATTAATAATGTTTGTCCAAGTGGATTTAAAGTTCCAAATAAATATGAGCTTGAAGCAGAATTTACAAATAATAGTACAGTTAATCCAAAAGATTCATTTTTGAAAATTCCCACATCATCGTACAGATCAGAAAATGGATCTATGAATGTGTCTAATACTGATACATATCTTTGGACAAGTAATTCAAAATCATCTCTTATCTCTTTTGATGCTTATGTTTTAAGATTTGCAGATAAAATTTCTTTTACTAGTATCCATACTACGAAAGCTATTCCTCTTAGATGTATAAAAGACTATGAAGACACAGTTAACCCAAGTCTTGTAAGTATTAAAAGTGGAAATAAAATATTAAATAATAATGATATTAATGTTTCTGTTGTTGATGATATCACAATAGAATTTTCAGAAGAGATAAGAACAGAAAATATTGCTATAAATGTAATATTAAAAAGAAATGGCAGTACAGCAATCTCCTCTGAATATGCAAATAAAATTGTCACTTTTAATAAAAGGAGTTTAGATACTCTTCTTGAAAAAGGATATGAATATACATTAAGTATTACAACAAATATAAAAGATATACGTGGAAACAATATTGAAACAGACCATTTAATTACTTTTGAAACCGAAGCTGCACCAGATACTACTTTACCTATGATAGATTTTACTAATTCAACACTTGATAGTTCTTCAAGTAACTTGAAAAATAGTAATGTTTCTGTATCAAATGAAATTAAAATTGTATTCAATGAAAGTATCGACGAATCAACAATTAATAAAAATAATATACTATTAAATAATGCAACTAATTATTCTTTAAAACTAGAAAATAATAAAGAATTGATAATAACATTAAATGAAAATCTGTCTTATGAAACTACATATACTCTTGAATTAAAGCAAGATATTCAAGATTTAGCAGGTAATGCTTTAAATCCAAGTACATGGGGGAACAACTCTGGGGATAAATCAATCTCTTTTACAACACAAGATGCTCCTGATTTAACAGCACCTCAAGTACTTAGTTCTAATCCAAATATAGCAGATAGCGATATTGGGATTTCATCAAATATTACAATTACTTTTAATGAAGAAATAAAAAATTACGACTCTTCTACAGTTATTCTAAAAAAAGACTTGGATAATACTGTTATAACTAGTACTTTAACATACAACAATAAAGTATTAACTCTTAATCCAAATACTGATTTAGAAGAAAATACAGCATATAAATTAACTTTAAATACAGGAATAAAAGATAGTTCAAATAATCCTTTAAAAAATGATATTGAAATAACATTTTCTACAGGAACATCTTCTTCTTGTGCAGGTGCTGTTATAGATAATATTTGTTATGAAAGTTCAAGTGTTCAAAAAAATTGGGCAGATGCAAATACTACTTGTTTGGAACAAAATAAAACTTTAGTTAATAAATCTTTAATTAGTGATTTAGATGCATTTGTAAGTGCATTAAGTTTAACTCAAGATAAAGAATATTGGTTAAATGAAGAAAGCTCATATTATTCAAACTATATTGAATATTATTCAAGCCCTTATGCAACAGATACTTGGAAAATAAATACAAGTGGAAGTAAAAGTAATGATAAATATTTTCTTTGTATGAAAGAATCACAAGCTCCAATTGCAACACTAACAAAACCACTTGATTCAGGCTCAGTATCAACAAAAGCTACTTTTAAAATTACTTTTGATGAAGAAGTAAAAAATATTTCTAATACAACTATTATTTTTAAAGATTCTAGTGATTCTGTTATAAGTACAACAGTTACTTATACTAACAAAATAGCAAGTATAAAACCTAATGATGATTTAAATACAAGTACTGAATATACAATCACATTAAAACCAGAAATTACAGATTTATATGCAAATGCTTTAGTAGAAAAAGTATTTACATTTACAAGTGATTCTATTGCTGCAACTTGTAGTGGCGTTGAATTAAATAGTATTTGTTATGAAAAATCAAGTGATGAACTTACACATATTATTGCTAAGAATACTTGTCAAGCAGAAAATAAAACATTAGTTTCAAAAGATTCAATTTCTGATTGGACAGTATTTGCTACAGCTCTTGAATTAGATGAAAGTAAAAAGTATTGGTTAGAAGAGAATTTAAACTATGTAAATAAATCATATAGTGGGTGGTCTACATCTAGTCATTATTCTTCAAGTACTCAATTTTTTTATATTTGTAAAAGTGAGAAAATTGCTCCTAGTATAAGTTCTTCTACCCCTATCAATAATGCAAGTGATATATCTACAAAGGTAAATATTACTATTACTTTTAATGAAGATATAAAAGAAGACACTTTAAATTCTTCAAATATTATTCTAAAAAAAGATGGTAGTGATGTTGAACTAGAAACAACAATCACTTATATCAATAAAATTGCAACAATCAAAAATACTAATGATTATGCAACAAATTCATCATATACAATTACACTAAATAATGGGATTAAAGACCTTTATGAAAATAGTTTAAATGAAACTAGTATTTCATTTACTACAAGTGCAATTGCTGCAACTTGTGCAGGAGAGTATATCAATGACAAATGTTATACAAAAGTATCTACACAGAAGAGCTGGACAGATGCTAATGCTCAGTGCACATTAGTTTCAAAAGACTCTGGTTTAAATTGGTCAGATTTAGCAACTAGTTTAAGTCTTGATACAAGTAAAAATTATTGGTTAAAAGAAGAACACAGCTCAGCCGATGGAGTTTCATTAAAAAACTCTTATGGTTCATGGGACACAGATTCTTATTTTCAATCAAAATCAAAAAGTACTCTACAAGAATTTATTTGTGTAGAGTAA
- a CDS encoding TlpA family protein disulfide reductase, protein MKKVILVFLLLVVTSNVTFAYEVGDKIDDSVATKIGSVTGKVTIVDFFASWCASCEKELPLINKINAEKLDNVQIIGIDTDEEVSEGIAFQERLKVNFKVINDDKHILVNKFSPYGMPALYYIKDNKVQKIIFGAIDDIDKVIKKDLKGM, encoded by the coding sequence ATGAAAAAAGTTATATTGGTATTTTTACTTTTGGTGGTTACATCAAATGTTACATTCGCATATGAGGTTGGGGATAAGATTGATGATAGTGTAGCTACCAAAATAGGGAGTGTTACAGGTAAAGTTACAATAGTTGATTTTTTTGCATCATGGTGCGCTTCTTGTGAAAAAGAGTTACCACTTATTAATAAAATTAATGCTGAAAAACTAGATAATGTTCAAATTATTGGAATTGATACAGATGAGGAGGTTAGTGAAGGTATTGCCTTTCAAGAGAGACTTAAAGTAAACTTTAAAGTTATAAATGATGACAAGCATATTTTGGTAAATAAATTTTCACCTTATGGTATGCCAGCATTATATTATATAAAAGACAATAAAGTCCAAAAAATTATTTTTGGTGCGATAGATGATATAGACAAGGTGATAAAAAAAGATTTAAAAGGTATGTAA
- a CDS encoding DUF4266 domain-containing protein, with translation MLKKSVVFMIVVMTFFTACSKEVKPWEKGILAEDNMQLGGGDAMIKKVNEHIFTSKEGSFGGNGIGGGGCGCN, from the coding sequence ATGTTGAAAAAAAGTGTAGTTTTTATGATTGTAGTTATGACTTTCTTTACTGCTTGTAGTAAAGAAGTTAAGCCATGGGAAAAAGGAATTTTAGCTGAAGACAATATGCAATTAGGTGGTGGTGATGCAATGATAAAAAAAGTGAATGAACATATTTTTACATCAAAAGAGGGTTCTTTTGGTGGAAATGGAATTGGTGGAGGAGGTTGCGGATGCAACTAA
- a CDS encoding DUF3570 domain-containing protein, with protein sequence MQLKKLSILAISAVTVGIPVLNAASSDEVKFTQMKYEENNDRMKIDFSVLDFKKDFGTDYTLNMSLSYDSMSGGTPVWDTKSGASSNATGKSNDTRCTNNATLCQDTSSNKELLSDGESSLDNFSYKNAQIDDTRKAVSLSLIKRTPKRDEISSGLAYSKEEDFKSIEASLGYLYNIDDLKNNSISTGISFQKNSALHRRDNNQWKDFDMVNFQIGYSKVFTKNFVAQANYFISKQSGELSNPYQTIVRYFNISTSSFDPVYNYFIAKEKRPDSKVSSGISLDSAYKFHKNISLHGAYRFYSDDWGITSHTVTINSYIKVLPKLTFIPLIRYYTQSAADFYKAHDSNDNHFSKNSYGSADERLSKYYGTTYSLGFEYEIMKDLKVNIIAATQKQSFGLKMDWASAGVKYAF encoded by the coding sequence ATGCAACTAAAAAAATTATCTATATTAGCAATTAGTGCAGTAACAGTTGGAATTCCTGTATTAAATGCTGCTTCTTCAGATGAAGTTAAATTTACACAAATGAAATATGAAGAAAATAATGACAGAATGAAAATTGATTTTTCTGTTTTAGATTTCAAAAAAGATTTTGGTACTGATTATACATTAAATATGAGTTTATCATATGATTCTATGAGTGGTGGTACTCCTGTATGGGATACTAAATCTGGGGCATCATCAAATGCAACAGGAAAGAGTAATGATACTAGATGTACAAACAATGCAACTTTATGTCAAGATACTAGTTCTAACAAAGAGTTACTTTCTGATGGGGAATCAAGTTTAGATAACTTTTCTTATAAAAATGCACAAATAGATGATACAAGAAAAGCAGTTTCTCTTAGTTTGATAAAAAGAACTCCCAAAAGAGATGAAATATCAAGTGGTTTAGCATATTCCAAAGAAGAAGATTTTAAGAGTATTGAGGCTTCATTAGGTTATTTATATAATATTGATGATTTAAAGAATAATTCAATTAGTACTGGCATTTCTTTTCAAAAAAACTCTGCTCTGCATAGAAGGGATAATAACCAATGGAAAGATTTTGATATGGTTAACTTTCAAATTGGCTATTCAAAAGTATTTACAAAAAACTTTGTAGCACAAGCTAACTATTTTATTTCTAAACAATCAGGAGAATTGAGTAATCCATATCAAACAATAGTTAGATATTTTAATATCTCAACTTCTTCATTTGATCCTGTTTACAACTATTTTATTGCAAAAGAAAAAAGACCTGATTCAAAAGTTTCAAGTGGTATTAGTTTAGATTCTGCTTATAAATTCCATAAAAACATTTCATTACATGGAGCATATAGATTCTATAGTGATGATTGGGGAATCACATCACATACAGTAACAATAAATTCATATATTAAAGTATTACCAAAGCTTACATTTATACCTTTAATTAGATATTACACTCAAAGTGCTGCTGATTTTTATAAAGCACATGATTCAAATGATAATCATTTTTCAAAAAATTCATATGGAAGTGCTGATGAGAGATTATCTAAGTATTATGGAACAACATATAGTTTAGGTTTTGAATATGAAATTATGAAAGATTTAAAAGTTAATATTATTGCAGCGACACAAAAACAATCATTTGGATTAAAAATGGATTGGGCAAGTGCAGGGGTTAAATATGCATTCTAA
- a CDS encoding FAD:protein FMN transferase, translated as MKLFKFTFQAMTTPCEVQIYDNDEIKAANCFEEIKKHTYELEKKYNFFDSKSYLNRIINNRKRNKISIDSQTYEILSLVKEISLKTRGVFDISVGTIKHCYNQNSLKDVNNCLFSLKDKMGIDSWYLKDNKLNFRFRETKLDLGGVIKEYSVDKAVSITKSYGIKSALINFGGDLFAIGCKPDNEPFCIGIKNPEDKENNLLFVNISNQALTTSANYERNKTIENVEFSHIISKEENKDEIISSTIISSSTLESGIFSTTFMINTECEILDNMKVVLIDKKLNLHQNLVD; from the coding sequence ATGAAACTATTTAAATTTACTTTTCAAGCAATGACAACTCCTTGTGAGGTTCAGATTTATGATAATGATGAAATAAAAGCTGCAAATTGTTTTGAAGAAATTAAAAAACACACATATGAATTAGAGAAAAAATATAATTTCTTTGATTCAAAATCATATTTAAATAGAATAATAAATAATAGAAAGAGAAATAAAATATCAATTGATTCTCAAACATATGAGATATTATCTTTAGTAAAAGAAATATCTTTAAAAACAAGAGGTGTTTTTGATATTAGTGTAGGAACAATTAAACATTGTTATAATCAAAATAGTTTAAAAGATGTAAATAATTGTCTTTTTTCTTTGAAAGATAAAATGGGTATTGATTCATGGTATTTAAAAGATAACAAATTAAACTTTAGATTTAGAGAAACTAAACTAGATTTAGGTGGAGTTATTAAAGAATATTCTGTTGATAAAGCTGTAAGTATCACAAAAAGTTATGGAATAAAATCTGCATTAATTAATTTTGGTGGGGATTTATTTGCGATTGGATGTAAACCTGATAATGAGCCTTTTTGTATAGGAATTAAAAATCCAGAAGATAAAGAAAATAATTTACTTTTTGTTAATATTTCTAATCAGGCTTTAACAACATCCGCAAATTATGAACGTAATAAAACTATAGAAAATGTTGAATTTTCTCATATAATATCAAAAGAAGAAAATAAAGATGAAATTATATCTTCTACAATAATTTCATCTTCAACTTTAGAAAGTGGCATTTTTTCAACTACTTTTATGATTAATACTGAATGTGAAATTCTTGATAATATGAAAGTAGTTTTAATAGATAAAAAGCTAAATTTACATCAAAATTTAGTTGATTAA